A window of the Citrus sinensis cultivar Valencia sweet orange chromosome 9, DVS_A1.0, whole genome shotgun sequence genome harbors these coding sequences:
- the LOC127899800 gene encoding putative disease resistance protein RGA1 produces MHNLIHDLALLVAKCEFLMLNSDCQSIPKRVRHLSFVSASASRNDFSSLLSDLSRVRTILFSINDENTSESFFTSCISKSQFLRVLDLDDSTIEVLPREIGNLKHMRYLDLSRYCQIKKLPNSICELQSLQTLILRGCLKLEELPKDIRYLVSLRMFVVTTKQKSLQESGIACLSSLRSLIISHCWNLEYLFEHIGQLSGLRSLILVDCPSLISLPSAVKCLSSLETLILIDCENLNLNLNIEMEGEGSHHDRDNTRTHLQKLFVSGLKQLLDLPQWLLQGSTKTLQFLGIEDCPNFMALQGSLKDLEALETLLISACRKLSSLPEDMHHLTTLKTLSIKECPALCEKCKPLTGEDWSKIARIPRIMLDDELIKSSDN; encoded by the coding sequence ATGCACAACCTCATCCATGATCTTGCACTGCTAGTGGCCAAATGTGAATTCCTAATGCTGAACTCTGATTGTCAATCTATTCCAAAAAGAGTCCGTCATTTGTCATTTGTTAGTGCTAGTGCATCaagaaatgatttttcaagcCTTTTATCTGATTTAAGTCGTGTAAGAaccattttgttttcaattaatgaTGAGAATACAAGCGAATCATTTTTCACGTCATGCATCTCAAAGTCGCAGTTCCTGAGAGTGTTAGATTTAGATGACTCGACTATTGAGGTTTTGCCAAGAGAGATAGGTAATTTGAAGCACATGAGATATCTTGATCTATCAAGATATTGTCAAATCAAGAAACTTCCAAACTCCATTTGTGAGCTACAGAGTTTACAAACACTTATACTTCGCGGATGTTTGAAGTTAGAAGAGTTGCCTAAGGATATAAGGTACCTTGTTAGTCTTAGAATGTTTGTGGTAACCACAAAACAGAAGTCTTTGCAAGAGAGTGGAATAGCGTGCTTGAGTTCTCTTCGCAGTTTGATAATTTCTCATTGCTGGAATTTAGAATATTTGTTCGAGCATATAGGTCAACTAAGTGGCCTTCgatcattaattttagttgATTGTCCTAGTCTAATCTCATTGCCATCAGCAGTGAAGTGCCTCAGCTCATTAGAGACTCTGATTTTGATTGACTGTGAAAACCTTAATCTTAATCTGAACATAGAAATGGAAGGGGAAGGAAGTCATCATGATCGTGATAATACAAGGACTCACCTCCAGAAGCTTTTCGTTTCGGGACTAAAACAGTTATTGGATTTGCCTCAATGGCTTCTTCAAGGTTCTACTAAAACTTTGCAGTTCTTGGGTATTGAGGATTGTCCCAACTTCATGGCACTACAAGGGTCTCTGAAAGATCTCGAAGCTCTTGAAACTCTTCTCATTTCTGCTTGTCGAAAATTGTCATCGTTGCCGGAGGATATGCATCACCTCACTACTTTGAAAACATTGTCCATTAAAGAATGCCCTGCGCTCTGTGAAAAATGCAAACCACTAACAGGTGAAGATTGGTCCAAGATTGCACGTATCCCTCGGATTATGCTTGATGACGAGTTGATTAAATCAAGTGATAATTAG
- the LOC127899801 gene encoding secreted RxLR effector protein 161-like — translation MKNIPYSSVVGCIMYAMVCTRPDLAYGIGVLSRFMSNPGKHHWNAAKWMLRYLNGTDGHDIVYGRVDKNSDQVQGYVDSDFAGDLDKRRSITGYVYTLFGGAVSWKASLQSVVALSTTEAEYIALSEAVKEAIWLKGLVTELGLEQGSVNISCDSSSAIQLSKNPKYHERTKHVDIRLHFIRDEIAQQVVNVIKIASECNPADMLTKPLPSVKFKEPLNLIGMKLEAFGKVLPSLKKDLDSNSFKYRIPIFSGSSFSLGD, via the exons ATGAAGAATATACCATACTCAAGTGTGGTTGGTTGTATTATGTATGCCATGGTCTGCACCAGACCTGATTTGGCCTATGGAATTGGAGTGCTGAGCAGATTCATGTCAAATCCTGGAAAACATCATTGGAATGCAGCTAAGTGGATGTTGAGGTATCTAAATGGTACTGATGGTCATGATATAGTATATGGAAGGGTTGACAAGAACTCAGATCAAGTTCAAGGATATGTTGATTCAGACTTTGCAGGTGATCTGGATAAAAGGAGGTCAATCACTGGATATGTTTACACTTTGTTTGGTGGAGCAGTCAGCTGGAAGGCTTCTTTACAGTCAGTAGTTGCTTTGTCAACTACTGAGGCAGAATACATAGCACTCTCAGAAGCAGTGAAAGAAGCAATATGGTTAAAAGGGTTAGTTACAGAGTTAGGACTGGAGCAAGGATCAGTCAATATCAGCTGTGACAGCTCTAGTGCCATTCAGTTAAGCAAGAACCCAAAATACCACGAGAGGACAAAACATGTGGATATAAGGTTACATTTTATCAGAGATGAGATTGCACAACAAGTAGTAAATGTAATCAAAATTGCTTCAGAGTGTAACCCTGCAGACATGCTTACGAAGCCTCTGCCATCAGTCAAGTTCAAAGAacctttgaatttgattggcATG AAGCTTGAAGCATTCGGCAAGGTCCTACCATCTTTGAAGAAAGATCTTGACAGTAATTCCTTCAAGTATCGCATACCAATATTTTCTGGTTCTTCATTCTCATTGGGGGATTGA
- the LOC127899802 gene encoding putative disease resistance protein RGA3, producing MVESFLALEKLMEKLGSRAFEELLLFYCVKNDAENLKETLTIVKCVVLDAEEKQVHNHQLRDWLEKLKDACYDAEDLLDDFEVQALRRMGHQIKKIRERFNEIANMIHKFNLTLGLDDRKGQAMQKREPSHSFVRPSDIIGRDEDREKIIELLMQTSDGESETVFVIPIVGIGGLGKTALAKLVYNDQRVEEHFELKIWICVSEDFGERQIMTKIIKSITGQNQGDLETEQLQRILRDHLNGKKYLLVMDDVWNEDPKVWDELKSLLWGGAKGSKILVTTRSNKVPSIMGTTRGITDYNLQELPYKDCLSSFMKYAFGERQKKHPNLIKIGEKIVEKCRGNPLAVRTLGSLLYGTTDEHYWEYVRDNDIWKLKQTANDILPALRLSYDQLSPHLRQCFAYCSIFPED from the exons ATGGTGGAATCATTTTTGGCGCTTGAAAAACTTATGGAAAAATTAGGGTCTCGTGCTTTCGAAGAACTTTTATTGTTCTATTGTGTCAAAAATGACGCAGAAAACCTAAAGGAAACCCTAACCATTGTCAAATGTGTGGTTTTGGATGCCGAGGAAAAGCAAGTCCATAATCACCAGTTAAGAGATTGGCTGGAAAAGCTTAAGGATGCCTGTTATGATGCAGAAGATTTGCTGGATGACTTCGAGGTGCAAGCTCTACGAAG AATGGGTCATCAAATCAAGAAAATCAGAGAGAGGTTTAATGAGATTGCAAACATGATACATAAGTTTAATCTCACTCTAGGACTTGATGATCGTAAAGGGCAAGCTATGCAAAAGAGGGAACCTTCTCACTCGTTTGTACGTCCATCAGATATTATCGGAAGAGATGAAGATAGAGAAAAGATTATTGAACTACTGATGCAAACAAGCGATGGCGAAAGTGAAACGGTGTTTGTTATTCCTATTGTGGGAATTGGAGGTTTGGGCAAAACTGCACTTGCAAAATTGGTGTACAATGATCAAAGGGTAGAAGAGCATTTTGAGTTGAAAATTTGGATATGTGTTTCTGAGGATTTTGGTGAGAGACAAATTATGACAAAGATTATCAAGTCGATAACTGGTCAAAACCAAGGTGACTTGGAAACAGAGCAATTGCAACGAATATTGCGAGATCATTTGAATGGTAAGAAATACTTGCTTGTTATGGATGATGTATGGAACGAAGATCCCAAAGTATGGGATGAATTGAAAAGTTTATTGTGGGGAGGTGCTAAGGGAAGCAAAATTCTGGTAACCACACGTAGCAACAAGGTTCCTTCAATAATGGGCACGACAAGAGGTATTACTGATTACAACTTACAAGAGCTGCCATACAAGGACTGCTTGTCCTCGTTTATGAAATATGCATTTGGAGAAAGGCAAAAGAAACATCCAAACCTCATAAAAATCGGGGAAAAAATTGTGGAAAAATGTAGAGGAAATCCTCTGGCAGTGAGAACACTAGGAAGTCTATTATATGGCACAACAGATGAACATTATTGGGAGTATGTGAGGGATAATGACATATGGAAGTTAAAGCAAACGGCAAATGACATTTTACCAGCTCTGCGGTTAAGCTACGATCAATTATCGCCGCACCTGAGACAATGTTTTGCTTACTGTTCTATCTTTCCCGAGGATTAA
- the LOC102614307 gene encoding disease resistance protein RGA2-like — MRVFEDFGGRQIMREIMESIIVQIMRKCVFLGDLNTQQLQRILRDHLNSKRYLLVMDDVWNEDPEAWRKLKSLLLGGANGSKILVTTRSRKVASIMGTRGGTTGYNLQGLPFEDCLSLFMKCAFKEERDKHPNLIKIGEEIVKKCGGIPLAVRALGSLLCGKTDKRNWEYVRDIEIWQLEQMDTGILRALRLSYDQLPPHLKQCVAYCSIFPKGYQFYGDSLVQFWMAHGLLQSHNKKEELDDIGMRYLKELLSRFFFQDLSFGMLGMETFSFKMHDLMHDLALLVAKDEFLVVNSDCQFIPKKVRHLSFVAANASRNDFSSLLSDLGRVRTIFFSTDDDEKTSQSFIESCISKSQFLRVLDLSGSAIEVCPREMGNLKHTRYLDLSKNYKIKKLPKSICELQSLQTLNLAGCLELEELPKDIRYLVNLRLLALTTKQKSLQESGIRSLGSLRCLSISSCWNLEHLFEEIDQLSVLRTLSIESCPRLISLPPAIKYLSSLENLYLASCESLDLNLNMEMEGEGSHHDRKNTRPHIRRVFIKEITQLLELPQWLLQGSTDTLQNLLILGCPNFMALLESLRNFEALEVLVIGNCPKLSSLPEDMHHLTTLKSLAIAGCPALSERCKPPTGEDWPKIAHIPEILLEGEMIKSSDY; from the coding sequence ATGCGTGTTTTTGAGGATTTTGGTGGGAGACAAATTATGAGAGAGATTATGGAGTCGATCATTGTACAAATTATGAGAAAGTGTGTGTTCCTAGGTGACTTGAATACACAACAATTGCAACGAATCTTGCGAGATCATTTGAATAGTAAGAGATACTTGCTTGTTATGGATGATGTATGGAACGAAGATCCTGAAGCATGGCGTAAATTAAAAAGCTTATTGTTGGGAGGTGCTAACGGAAGCAAAATTTTGGTAACCACACGTAGCAGGAAGGTTGCTTCAATCATGGGCACGAGGGGAGGTACTACTGGCTACAACTTACAAGGTCTACCATTCGAGGATTGCTTGTCTTTGTTTATGAAATGTGCATTTAAAGAAGAGCGAGATAAACATCCAAACCTCATAAAAATCGGGGAAGAAATTGTGAAGAAATGTGGGGGAATTCCTCTGGCAGTCAGAGCACTAGGAAGTCTATTATGTGGCAAAACAGATAAACGTAATTGGGAATATGTGAGGGATATTGAGATATGGCAGTTAGAGCAAATGGACACTGGCATTTTACGTGCTCTGAGGTTAAGCTACGATCAATTGCCACCTCACCTGAAACAATGTGTTGCTTATTGTTCAATCTTTCCGAAGGGTTATCAATTTTATGGTGATTCTTTGGTTCAATTTTGGATGGCTCATGGTCTTCTCCAATCGCATAATAAGAAAGAAGAGTTAGATGATATTGGTATGCGATACTTGAAGGAATTACTATCAAGATTTTTCTTCCAAGATTTGAGTTTTGGGATGTTAGGAATGGAGACGTTCTCTTTCAAAATGCACGACCTTATGCATGATCTTGCCCTGCTAGTGGCTAAAGATGAATTCCTAGTAGTGAACTCTGATTGTCAATTTATTCCCAAAAAAGTCCGCCATTTGTCATTTGTTGCTGCTAATGCGTCAAGAAATGACTTTTCAAGCCTTTTATCTGATCTAGGTCGTGTTagaaccattttcttttcaactgatgatgatgagaagACAAGCCaatcatttattgaatcatgCATCTCAAAGTCGCAGTTCCTAAGAGTGCTAGATTTAAGTGGCTCTGCTATTGAGGTTTGTCCAAGAGAGATGGGTAATTTGAAGCACACGAGATATCTTGATCTGtcgaaaaattataaaatcaagaAACTTCCAAAATCCATTTGCGAGCTACAGAGTTTACAAACACTGAATCTTGCTGGATGTTTGGAGCTAGAAGAGTTGCCTAAAGACATAAGGTACCTTGTCAATCTCAGATTGTTAGCGCTAACCACAAAACAGAAGTCTTTGCAAGAGAGTGGAATAAGGAGCTTGGGTTCTCTTCGTTGTTTGTCAATTTCTAGTTGCTGGAATTTAGAACATTTGTTCGAGGAGATAGATCAATTAAGTGTCCTTCGAACATTATCAATTGAAAGTTGTCCTCGTCTAATCTCATTGCCACCTGCTATCAAATATCTTAGCTCATTAGAGAATCTGTATTTGGCTAGCTGTGAAAGCCTTGATCTTAATTTGAACATGGAAATGGAAGGTGAAGGAAGTCATCATGATCGCAAAAACACAAGGCCTCACATTCGGCGGGTTTTCATCAAGGAAATAACACAGTTATTAGAACTGCCACAATGGCTTCTCCAAGGTTCTACTGATACTTTACAGAACTTGTTAATTCTTGGTTGTCCCAACTTCATGGCACTACTAGAGTCACTGAGAAATTTCGAAGCACTTGAGGTTCTTGTCATCGGGAATTGTCCAAAATTGTCATCGCTGCCAGAGGATATGCATCACCTCACTACTCTGAAATCATTGGCCATTGCAGGATGTCCTGCACTGAGTGAACGATGCAAACCGCCAACAGGTGAAGATTGGCCCAAGATTGCACATATCCCTGAGATTTTACTTGAAGGCGAGATGATTAAATCAAGTGATTATTAg